One genomic segment of Falco peregrinus isolate bFalPer1 chromosome 7, bFalPer1.pri, whole genome shotgun sequence includes these proteins:
- the SMIM8 gene encoding small integral membrane protein 8 produces the protein MSSTKPPNENETPKERKPGLRSVQTTMLFRAVNPELFIKPNKPVMAFGLIAITLCVAYLGYLHATVENKKDLYEAIDSEGSRHVRRKTSKWD, from the exons ATGTCTTCTACCAAACCTCCAAACGAAAATGAAACACCCAAAGAGAGGAAACCAGGACTGAGGAGTGTTCAAACAACTATGCTGTTCCGAGCAGTGAACCCAGAGCTTTTCATTAAACCT aaCAAGCCTGTGATGGCATTTGGACTCATAGCAATTACCCTCTGCGTGGCCTACCTTGGTTATTTGCATGCAACTGTAGAGAATAAAAAGGACCTCTATGAAGCAATTGACAGTGAGGGGTCCAGGCATGTGAGGAGGAAAACTTCCAAGTGGGACTGA
- the C7H6orf163 gene encoding LOW QUALITY PROTEIN: uncharacterized protein C6orf163 homolog (The sequence of the model RefSeq protein was modified relative to this genomic sequence to represent the inferred CDS: inserted 4 bases in 3 codons; deleted 3 bases in 2 codons; substituted 3 bases at 3 genomic stop codons), whose product MVNDFSLFTSLHVFCSNRKCFTCKQEIYQEWNSNILVTVYTTMIRSPDLDFFXCDECSKIIPLPPSKATFDWIREYKPFRTRYYTHHDILEAGADIQRKQHGKKEAEIQECIEKXKAELWSQAEMQREDAVDKTLKEAAANHSAFVQDLKQNLGKELKEEVRKAKAEMQQYMEDEQKRKAEAAEQHMAHRVRCALMECAREKMQAVAEARKQEREAALKEAARQHRKHLEQLKEESVLAEELYHKSIEQLNKEKCHEINIALSITXKENQIGTEKQLKEAETLHLHELEKVTVMLKAAEEQAKXLMQELEKMTDWKDSLGTEIQAMRQAFQKYIDAAFPNLSPGXXDFTLPFRKAFEQKDTPEEAEDSDKEYKRTSIRSVRFTAMDKHNYK is encoded by the exons ATGGTcaatgatttttctctcttcaccAGCTTGCATGTTTTCTGTAGCAACCGTAAGTGTTTTACCTGCAAGCAAGAGATCTATCAGGAATGGAATTCCAACATTTTAGTAACTGTATATACCACAATGATTAGAAGTCCTGATCTGGACTTCT GTTGTGATGAGTGTTCCAAAATAATACCACTACCACCTTCCAAGGCTACTTTTGATTGGATCCGGGAGTATAAGCCTTTCAGAACACGGTATTACACTCATCATGATATACTGG AGGCCGGAGCAGACATTCAAAGGAAACAACATGGAAAGAAGGAGGCAGAGATACAAGAGTGCattgaaa ggaaagctgaactTTGGTCTCAG GCTGAAATGCAGAGGGAAGATGCAGTGGATAAAACTCTC AAAGAGGCAGCCGCTAACCACAGTGCATTTGTACAAGACCTTAAACAAAATCTTGGAAAGGAATTAAAG GAAGAGGtgaggaaggcaaaggcagagatGCAGCAGTACATGGAGGAtgagcagaagagaaaggctgaagctgcagagcagcacatggCTCACAGAGTTCGGTGTGCCCTCATGGAGTGTGCCCGGGAGAAGATGCAAGCA GTGGCTGAAGCCAGGAAACAGGAgagggaggcagccctgaaagaagcagccaggcagcacag aaagcaCTTAGAGCAACTCAAAGAAGAAAGTGTGTTAGCCGAGGAACTATATCATAAGAGTATAGAGcaattaaacaaagaaaaatgtcatgagATTAATATTGCCCTGAGTATCACATGAAAAGAGAATCAGATTGGGACTGAAAAACAGCTCAAAGAAGCAGAGACCCTACATCTTCATGAGCTGGAAAAAGTGACGGTTatgctgaaagcagcagaagaacaGGCAAA ACTGATGCAAGAACTGGAAAAGATGACAGATTGGAAGGACAGTCTGGGAACTGAAATACAAGCAATGAGACAAGCTTTTCAAAAGTATATTGATGCCGCATTTCCTAATCTGTCCCCTGGATAATGAGATTTTACTCTGCcatttagaaaagcatttgagCAGAAGGACACCCCAGAAGAGGCAGAGGACAGTGACAAGGAATATAAAAGAACTAGTATTAGAAGTGTGAGATTCACAGCCATGGATAAACACAACTACAAATAG